The Gemmatimonadota bacterium genomic interval TGCTGCTGATGAGCGCGACGCCGATTCCGCGTTCGCTGGCGCTCACGCTCTATGGCGACCTCGACGTCTCGATCCTCGACGAACGCCCCCCGGGGCGCAAGCCGATCACGAGCGCACTTCGCCCCGAGGCCGCGCGCGAACGTGTCCTGCAGTTCGTCGACGCGCAGGTGGCCAAGGGACGCCAGGCGTACATCGTCTATCCGGTCATCGAGGAGTCGGAGAAGACCGACCTCAAGGCGGCCACCACGATGCACGCCGAGCTCTCGTCAGGCGCCTTTGCCGGTCGGCGCGTGGCGCTCCTGCATGGGCGCCTGCCCACCGACGAGCGCGACACGATCATGCGCGCCTTCCGCGACGGTGCGGTGGACATCCTCGTCGCCACCACGGTGATCGAGGTAGGAATCGACGTGGCCAATGCCACCGTGATGCTCATCGAGCACCCGGAGCGCTTCGGCCTGTCGCAGCTGCACCAACTGCGCGGACGCGTGGGGCGCGGCGCCGAGGAGTCGTTCTGCATCCTGCTGGGCGACGTGGGGCAGGAGGCGCACGAACGGCTCTCGCTCTTCACGGCCACCGAGGACGGTTTCGAGATCGCCCGGGCCGACCTGCGGCTGCGCGGGATGGGCGATCTCTTCGGCAAGGCGCAGTCCGGCGATGCTCCGTTCAAGGTGGCCGACCTGCTGCGCGACGAGGCGCTCAACGATCGCGCGCGCGACGCGGCACAGCGCCTCCTCGAGGCGGACCCCGGGCTCACCGCTGCCGAGCACCTGGGGATCCGCACCGTCCTCACCTCGCGCTACGCCCGCGCCCTCGAGCTCTTTCGCGTCGGCTAGCCGTCACGACCCGCGACCGGCGCAGCGGCCAGCTGCCTCCGCGGAGCGTCACCGATCGCGTCGAGGACTCCGAGCGGCGGCTGACGGACAGCTCTTCGCTATTGGGGCTTAGGGGAGAGCCGGCGCTTGATGCGCTCCAGCTCGGCCGTCGTCCGGTCGATCACGTCGTTGAGGCGGCGGATTTCGTCGTCGCGTGCCTTTTCCCGAGCATCGGCGGACGCGCGCACGGTGTGCAGCAGGGTGCGCGTGGAGTCGAGGGACTCCACGACCCGTCGCAGGATCAATGCTTCGGCATACCGCGAGAGCGCCGACCCGCCGCTGAGGTACGTGTCGTAGAGCGCCATCGACTCGCGCGGCGTTGCCTCGCGATTGGCGGGATCGGTCTTGAGCAGGGCACGCCAGAAGTCGCTCTCGGCGCCGTCGGATGTACCGGCGTGATCGACCGAGAACTGCGTCAGCACCTTTTCGGCTTCGTCGAACTTCCCAGACTCGGCAGAGCGCAGCGCGGCCGCCAGCGTCCCCGGCCACGGCGAGATGGGGGGCGCCGGGGCGACGACGATGGGAAGCGTCGGCTCCGGGGCCGGCGCGGGCGTGGGACGGCACCCCGCGAGACTCCCGGCGGCGACGACGCATGCGCCGATGGCGAAACGGGCGCCGGCACGCGCGCGGCGACGGCCGTCGATCGTGATCATGGTCCTGATGGTGGTCGCCCTCATACCTCGGGGGCCTCCTCGAGTTGGTGAAGCGGGGCCAGGCGCGTGGCCGCCGAGCGGATCGGGAGGTGCAACGTGAAGCTGGTCCCCACCCCCACCGTACTCTCGACACCAATGGTACCCCCGTGCGCCGTCACGATCCCCTTGGCGATGGCGAGCCCCAGCCCTGTCCCCTTGATCCCGGTCGTCTGGTTGTTGGCCTGGTAGAACTTCTCGAAGACATACGCCAGTTCGGTCGCCGGGATTCCGGCGCCGGTGTCGCGAACGCTCATGCGCACGCCGGAGTCGTCGCGCGAGACGTCGAGGTCGACGCGTCCGCCGCCGGGAGTGAACTTGAAGGCGTTGGACAGGAGATTCCCCAGCACCTCGTTGATGCGCTCGGGATCCCAGCGGACCTCGGCGGGGAGGTCCTGGCCGCGCGTGACGGTGAAGCCGACGTTCCGCTGGATGGCGAGGACGCGGAAGGTGCGTTCGAGGTCGCCGAGGAAGGCGGGCAGGGGAAAGGTGCGCGGTTCGACCTTGCCACCACCGGCCTCGAAGCGGGAGACGTCGAGCAGCTGGCGGACGAGGCGCGAGAGCGACTTGCTCTGGGCCGTAAGCGTGGTGACGATTTCGCGCTGCCGCTCATTGAGGTCGCCGTAGACGTTTTCCTGCAGGAGTTGCAGGTAGCCCATCACGACGTTGATCGGCGTCTTGAGTTCGTGCGAGGCGACGGAGATGAATTCGGCCTTGAGTCGGTCGAGTTCGCGGAGCTGCGTCGCCATCGAGTTGTACGACTTGGCGAGGCGCCCGAACTCGTCGCGGCGCTGAGGCGCGAGCTGCAACGGGTGGCCGAAGTCTCCCTCGGCGACGGCGCGCATCCCGGCGTCGAGCTCATCGATGGGGCGCGAGACCGACTGCGTGAGCCAGAGGCCGATGAGCACCGCGAGGACCGCGGCGGCGGCCAACAGCCGCAACGAGGTGTCGCGCGAACGCACCGACTCGATGGCGATGTCGTTGACGCGCTCACGTGTCCGATCCTGGTTGGCCTGCTCGGAGAGGGCGACGATGCGCTCGATGTCATCGATGGGTGGGCCGATCGCCTTGTCGATCACCGAGTCGGCTGTGGCGGTGCGTCCCGCAGCAGCCAGTTGGTGTGCGTGATCCGACTCGTCGGCGATGGCGCGCAGCGCGCCGCGCACCCGGTTGATCCCCGCGATCCCGTTGACCTGGTCGAGCGAGTCGACGAGGATGCGGACCGCGGTGAGCTTCTGGTCGAATTGGGTGAGCGTCGCTTCCTCGGGGAGGATCGAGAGGTAGTCCTTGGCCTGGTCGAGCTCCTGCACGGCCGCCCGGACCTTGCCGAGCACGACGGCGGCCTGGAACTCCTGGTCGCGAATGCGCTCGGTGTCCTTCCGCAGTTCGCGCAGGGAGAGGAGCGACAGCCCGACGGGGACGAGCATCAGGGCGACGATGCCTCCGATCCCCATGGCGAGGCGTGTACGCAGCATCATGGCTGCACGCTCCCAACGTTGCGGGGGGGGCGCACGAGACCACACAGCGGGTGACGCCCGCGGCGCTGCGCGTCCGTTGCACGCCCTCTGGAGCATCCGTAGCTTTCGCCGCTCATCATCCCCCTTTGCTCCCCGTCGTGTCCATACCGAACGCTATCATCTCCGCGCTCCCGCAGCACGTGGGCGGCCCTGTCACCGTCCGTGGCTGGGCGACGCACCTGCGCTCCTCGGGCAAGATCGCCTTCATCGTCATGCGGGACGGGACCGGTACGCTGCAGTGCGTCCTGGTCAAGAACCAGCTCCCGCCGGACGTCTGGGCGCGCTTTAGTGAGCTCAGCCAGGAGACCAGCGTCGCCGTCACTGGCGAAGTTCGTGCCGAACCGCGTGCCCCCGGTGGATACGAGATGGGGGTCACAAATGTCGAGGTGCTTGGCCCCTCGCCGCTCGACTATCCGATCCAGCCCAAGGAGCACGGGATCGATTTCCTGCTCGACAACCGGCACCTCTGGCTCCGGTCCCCGCGGCAGGTCGCGATCATGCGTATCCGCCACGAGGTGGAGCAGTCGATCCACGATTTCTTCTACGAGCGCGGCTTCATCCACGTCGACACGCCGATCCTGACGGCGGCGATCGGGGAGCGCTCGGGGCTCTTCTCGACCGAGTACTTCGACGAGGGGAACGCGTATCTGGCGCAAACGGGGCAATTGTACGGGGAGGCCGCGGCAGCCGCACTGGGGCGAATCTACACCTTTGGCCCGACCTTCCGCGCCGAGAAATCCAAAACGCGGCGCCATCTCACCGAGTTCTGGATGATCGAGCCCGAGATGGCCTTCTACGATACGCACGATAACATGCGGCTGCAGGAAGATCTTGTGACGCATATCGTGCAGCGCGTGCTCGCGCGTCGTCAGGCGGAATTGCAGGAGCTCGAGCGCGACATTTCCAAGTTGGAGAAGGTCGCTGCCCCGTTTCCGCGCATCGACTATACCGACGCGGTCGCGACGCTGCAGGCCAAGGGGAGCGCGATCACGTGGGGCGACGACCTGGGTGCCGAAGACGAGTCGCTGCTCGTGGCGGACTACGAGACACCGATCTTCGTCTGCAACTATCCCAAGGAGGCCAAGGCCTTCTACATGAAGGAGAACCCCGCCGATCCGCGCACCGTCCTGTGCGACGACTGCCTGGCCCCGGAGGGGTACGGTGAGATCATCGGCGGGTCGCAGCGTGAGGACGACTACGACAAGCTGCTGCACCGGATCCACGAAGAGCAGCTGCCGGTCGACGCGTACGGCTGGTACCTGGACCTGCGCAAGTACGGCACCTTCGTGCATTCCGGCTTCGGCATCGGGCTCGAGCGGACGATCGCCTGGATCTGCGGCACGCCGCACATCCGCGAGTGCATTCCGTTCCCCCGCATGATGCATCGCCTGCGTCCGTGAGACAGCTCGCGTGACCTTCGACGTCGGGACCCGCTTCCTCGAGCGGTCGCGGTACTACCTGGGGCTCGAGTACCCCGCCAAGATCCGGTCGGCGGTCCTGGCGTTGCCGGCCGAGCGGCTCTGGTTCCGACCCGACCCCGCCAGCAACAGCGCCGGCAACCTCGTGCTGCACCTGGCGGGGAATGTGCGCCAATGGGTGGTGAGTGGGATTGGGGGCGGCCCCGACGTGCGCCAGCGCGACGAGGAGTTCGCCGCCGCGGGGGGGATGGATGCGGCGGAGTTGCTGGAACACCTCGAGAAGGCGCTGAGCGAGGTGGATGCCGTCCTCGCGCGCCTCACGTCGCCGTCGTTAGGTGAGGTGCGGCGCATCCAGGGGCGCGAGACGACGGTGTTCTCGGCGCTCTATCACGTCGTCGAGCACTTCGGCGGACACACCGGACAGATCATCCTGCTCGCCAAGCTGTACGCGCCGGGAGAGATCCGCTTCTACGAGGACAGTGGGGGGCTGGCGCGCCCGACCTTTCTGGGCGATGGCCGGAGCGACGTGGAGTAGGCGTTGCGCCGCCGGGCGCCGACCCTAACGCGGCGCGGCGCGTTCGGCCGCCTTCACCTCGTCCCACAATCCGTCGAGCACCGCGAGCCCCGCCGTCTTGACGTCGATGCCGCGCTCGGCCGCCAGCTGTTCGATCCCCGAGAACCGGCGCGCGAACTTGGCGTTCGCCTTGTCGAGGGCGAGTGAGGCGTGGACCCCCGCCTTGCGGCAGAGGTTGACCACCGCGAACAGCAGATCGCCCAGCTCTCCCTCCACTGCCTCGTGCGCGGCGTCGTGCTGCGGGGCGCCGTGCGGCGAACGATTCACGGGCGTCGCGTCGATCTGTTCACGCACCTCGGCGAGTTCTTCGGCGACCTTGTCCGCCGGGCCCTGCACGTCGTCCCAGTCGAAGCCGACGCCGGCGGCGCGATCCTGCAGGCGGTGGGCGCGGTGCAGGGCGGGGAGCCCCATCGGGAGCCCCTCCTCGATGGAGCGCCGTTTGCGCGCCTTGAGCGCTTCCCACGCGACGCGCTCGCCGTCGCCATACAGGTGCGGATGGCGCGCGTGCATCTTGGCGATGAGCCCGGCGGCCACATCGCCGATGTCGAAGTCGCCCGCCTGCTCGGCGACGACGGAGTGGAAGAGGACCTGCAACAGGACGTCGCCCAACTCCTCGCGCATCTGCGCCACGTTTCGATCGCGGAGCGCGTCGTCGAGCTCGTGCGCTTCTTCGACGAGATAGGGGCGAAGCGACTCATGCGTTTGCGCCGCATCCCACTCGCATCGGGCGCGGAGATCGCGCATCAGCGCGAGCGTATCTTCAAGCGTGGCTTTAGCTTGCATAGTCTCCTCCGAGGGCCTATACTACCCGCCCCGCACGCCCCTGGTCAATGGACGCCGACCTCCGACGCGCCTGGGTCGACATTGACCTCGGCGCGTTACGACAGAATGCCCGTACGATGGCTGCCCGCGCGGGCAAGCCACTCCTCCCCATGGTCAAGGCGGACGCCTACGGCCTGGGTGCGGTGGCGGTGGCGCGGGCCCTCGAGCCGATGGACGTGTGGGGATTCGGGATCGCCGCCGTGCGTGAAGGAGAGGAGCTGCGCGCGGCCGGCGTTCGGCGCCCCATCCTCGTCTTCACCCCGCTGCTCCCCAGCGAATTCGCCGAGGTGCGTCGGCTCGGGCTGACCCCGACGTTGGGTGACCCCGCCGCCATCGCGGCCTGGGTCGAGAGCGGTGGGGGGCCGTGGCACCTGGCGATCGACACGGGGATGAGCCGGGCCGGAATTCCGTGGCGAGAAGTGGGAGGTATCGCCGGCGCCGTCGCGTCGAGCCCGCCGACCGGTGCCTTCACGCACTTTCACTCGGCAGAGCGAAACGACGGGTCGATGGACGTGCAGCAGGAGCGGTTCCGCGGCGCCCTCGAGGCACTCGGGACGCCGATCCCGCTCCTGCACGCCGAGAATAGCCCGGGACTCGAGCGGCAGTCGCCGTCTCCCTGGAGCTTTGCGCGTCCGGGCGTCTTCCTGTACGGCGTCGGGGGCGACGACGGCTCGGCGGTGCAGCCGCAGCCTGTGGCGAACCTGCGCGCGCGCATCGTGGAGCTACGCACCCTCGAGGACGGCGACACGGTGAGTTACGGCGCCACCTACCGGGCGCACGGCCAGCGGCGCATCGCCACCCTGGCCGTGGGCTATGCGGACGGCTATCGACGCTCGTTGAGCAATCGCGGCGAGGTCCTGGTGCATGGGCGCCGGGTCCCGGTGGCGGGGATGGTCACCATGGACATGACGATGGTCGACGTCAGCACCGTGTCGTGTCACGTGGGGGACGTGGCAACGCTCATCGGGGGTGATGGTGACGAACTGATCGACGTGAACACGGTCGCGCGACTGGCGGAGCTTTCGCCCTACGAGATCCTGGTTGGCCTCAGGCTGCGCGTCCCGCGCCGGTACACGGGGGGCGAGGGGTGAGCACGTCCACGGTGGCCTCCGGTCGTCGCGCGGCGCTGATCGTCCTCGATGGCGTGGGGATCGGGGCGGCGCACGACGCCGGGGAGTATGGCGACGAGGGGAGCAACACGCTCGCCAACACGGCGCGTGAAGTGGGAGGCTTCGATCTCCCCAACCTCGAGTCGTTAGGACTGGGGACGCTGGAGCACCTGGCGGGGATGCGTGCCGACGTCCTGGCGACGGCGGCGCGCGCGACGTTGCAGCCGGCGTCGGCCGGGAAGGACAGCACCACCGGGCACTGGGAGCTGTGCGGGGTCGTCCTCGATGCCCCGTTCCCCACGTATCCTCGCGGCTTTCCCCACGAGGTCATCGCGGAGTTCGAGCGCCTAACGGGGCGCCCGGTGGTGGGGAACGTGGTCGGGAGCGGGACCGACATCATCCTGCGCCTGGGGGACGAGCAGGTCCGCAGCGGAGGGTTGATCGTCTACACGTCGGCCGATTCGGTCTTCCAGGTGGCGGCGCACGAGGCGGTCGTGCCGCTCGAGGAACTGTACCGGGCCTGCGCCGCGGCGCGGGCGATGCTGGTGGCGCCGCACAACGTCTCGCGCGTGATTGCCCGACCGTTCGAGGGGGAGTCCGGGGCGTATCACCGGACCCCGAATCGCCGCGATTTCTCCCTGGAGCCGGTCGGCGAGACGCTGCTGGACGCGCTGGAAGCGGCCGGTGTGGCGCGCCACGGCGTGGGGAAGGTGGACGACCTGTTCGCGGCGCGTGGCATCTCCTCGCACCATACGGCCGACAACGCCGACGGGATCGCACGGATCCAGGCGTGGCTTCATGGCAAAGAGAGTGGGTTCCTCTTCGCCAACCTAGTAGATTTTGACCAGCTCTTCGGGCACAGAAACGACGTCGCGGGGTTCTACGGGGCTCTGCGGCAGTTTGATCATGCCCTCCCGTCACTGCTTTCCGCCCTACGCGAGGACGATCTCCTGTTCATCACGGCCGATCACGGCAACGACCCCACGACCCTGTCGAGCGATCATGCGCGCGAGCGCGTGCCGTTGCTCGTGGCAGGGCCGGCGGTGCGTCCGGTGATGGTCGGCGAGCGGGCGAGCTTTGCCGACGTGGGGGCGACGGTCGCCGAGTGGTTCGCACTGGACTTTCGCGGGCGCGGGACGTCGTTCCTCCGGGAGATCCTCGCGTGAGCGCGCGACAGGGCGCGCCCGACCTCGCGGGACTCGTGACGCTGGCCCGTGAGGCGATGCAGCGCGCCTATGCGCCCTACTCGGGATTCCGGGTCGGGGCCGCGCTGGTGGCCTCCGACGGGCGCGTCTTCGCCGGCTGCAACGTGGAGAACTCGTCGTACCCGGCCGGGATCTGCGCGGAGCGTGGGGCCGTGGCGAGCGCCGTGGCGAGTGGCGTGCGCGCGTTCTCGTCGATCGTGGTCGCCACCGAGGCCGACACGCCGACGCCGCCGTGCGGCATCTGCCGGCAGGTGCTGGTGGAGTTCGCCCCGGCGTTGGAGATCGTGAGCGTGACCACGGGGGGCGCCACGGCGCGTTGGGACCTGCGGGAGCTGCTGCCGGCCCCGTTCACCCCGGCGTCGCTGGCCCACGCATGAAGCTCGGCAAGGTGATCGGGAGCGTGGTTTCGACGCGGAAGGATCCGTCGTTGGAGTCGCTCAAACTGCTGATTGTCGAGAACCTGACCCCGGCGCTGGAGCGCGAGGGGGGCTACGTCGTGGCCATCGACAGTGTGGGTGCGGGCGCAGGTGAAGTGGTGTTGTACGCGACCGGAAGCTCGGCGCGCCTGACGGCGGTCACCAAGGACCGCCCGGTGGACGCCGTGATCATGGCCATTGTGGATAGCTTCGACATAGATGGACGTGTTACCCGACTGGCGTAAGCCCGCGCGCACGCGCGCGAGCTCGCGGGCGCGAGCACGCGTTCGCGCCCTGCTCCTCTTCGTCGCGTTAGGCGCGGGCGTCGTGGCGTGCGGGGAAGACCTGGAGAGCGGGGCCGCCTGCCCGGTGCTCTGTCCCGGGCAGAACCTTGCCGTCTTCGACACCACCTTCGAGGCGGTGTCGCTGGACACGACCGTGCTGGGGATCCCTGGCTTCGGCTCCGAGGGGTCGTTGTACCTCGCGCACCGTGGCGACACGCTCGACGTGCGCGCGGTCGTGCGCTTCGACTCGCTGCCGTCGACCTTCTCCAAGAACTCCGGGGATTCGACGATCACGCGGCTCGACAGCGCCTACGTCGTCTTCGCGGTCAGCGCCGAGGGGACACGCGTGAAGGGGAACGTGCGCCTCGACCTCTTCGACGTCGATACGGCCGAGGCGGACACCGTCGAGACCGTGGTGAAGTCGCTCTTCCGTCCCGATCGCCTGATTGGTGGCGTGACGCTCGACTCGGCGTCGGTCAAGGACTCGATCAAGGTCCTGATCAACAACGCGGTGATGCTGCGCAAGGTCGCCGCCAAGGCCCGCCTTCGCGTCGGTGTGCGGCTGACAGCGGCCGCCGGCGGGGAGATCGAGCTGGGGTCGCTCGATGGCGGGGCGACCCCGTTCCTTCGCTTCGACCCGGCCCCCGAGGACACGGCGATCCGGGCGCTCACCGTGGCCCCGGCGTCGGGCACGCCGACGTCCGATGCCTTTGCGGCCGCGGACTTCGCCGACTACACCCTCGTCTTCAAGACGCCGGCGGCGCCGACTGGAGCGGTCCTGAGCGTGGGGGGCATTCCCAATCGGCGCGCCTTCCTGCGCTTCAACGTCCCGTCGCGCATTCTCGACTCGTCGACGGTGCTCCGGGCGTCGTTGATCCTGACACAGCAGCCCAATCGCACCATCAATGCCAAGGACACGCTGACGATCGTGCCGGAGTTGTCGATCGCCGGCGACGATGTCAGCGATGTCACGCGCTCGGCGCTGCTGCTGGCGGGCTTTGCCTTCGACACGATGAAGGTGGCGCCGGGGGACAGTGGGACGCGTGTCCTGGAAGTGGCGACGGCTGTGCGGCAGTGGGCGACGGCCTCCGCCTCGACCATCAAGCAGCAGCAGGCCCTCGTCCTGCGCTCCACGCGTGAGGGGACGAGCCCGTTCCAGTTGTACTTCGCCTCGCGGGAGGCGGCCGCTGCGCTCCGTCCGCGACTGCGCGTGAGCTACGCGCTGCGCTCCAGCTTCGGGATTCCGTGATGCGTGCTCGTTTTGGTCGGCTCGCTGCCGTTGCCGTCGCCCTCGTGGCGGGTGTCGCGCCCGCCGGTGCCCAGGGGACGTTGAGCACGCAGGGTTTCGGATATCCGTTGGGCGGCTTGAGTACCCGTGCCTCGGCTGCGGGCGGGGCCCTCGGGGAGTTCGATCACCTGTCGGGGCGCAATCCGGCGGCGCTGAGCGGGTGGGGGCGTTCGGGGTTGTACTTCCAGTACGATCCCGAGATGCGGCGCATCAACGTGGGCGATGCGTCGGACAAGACGACGACGGCGCGCTTCGGCTCGATCGCCGCCGGCTTCCTGATCGGGACGCGCTGGGTCGTCGGAGTGTCGAATCACGCCTTCCTCGATCGCTCGTGGGCCACCAGCGTGCGGTCAGGGCAGCGGCTCGGAGACGACTCGGTCTCGTTCACCGAGACGTTCAACTCGCGCGGTGGCATTGGCGAGAACCGGTTGGCGGTCTCGTACCAGCTGCACCCGCGCCTCCTGCTCGGGGCCGGGTTGCACCTGTTCTCGGGCGAGAACCGCATCAACCTGCAGCGGCAGTTCGACGACAGCGTGCGCTACGGGTCGTTGGACCGCGACATCACGCTGTCGTACACGGGGACCGGCGCGTCGGCGGGGGTGATCCTCAACCCGGTGCGCGGCGTGTCGCTCGCGGCGTCGTATCGCCACGGGGGGACGATGCGCCTGCGCGTGGTCGACACCATCCGGACCGAGGCCAAGGTCCCTTCGCGCTTCGGCGCAGCGCTGCGGCTCGACGTCATCTCCGGCCTCACGCTGCTGGCCAGCGCGGACCGCAACGAGTGGTCGAAGCTCAACGGGCTGGGATCGACGACGGCCCGCGGACTCGATGCGTGGGAGTATGCGGCAGGGGCGCAGTTCGCCGGGCAGCGGACGCGCAACACGGCGTGGACCTACAGCGTCGGGTATCGGCAGCGCGACCTCCCGTTTGCGGCGGCCGGCTCGGTCGTCTCGGAGAAGATCTACGCCGGCGGGGTGTCCGTGCCGGTGGCGGGGCCGCGGGCGATGCTCGACCTCGCGCTGCAACGGGCGGCGCGCGACGCCGCATCGGGCACCACGACCGAACGGGCGTGGCTGCTGAGTGTGGGGTTGTCCGTCCGTCCATGAGGTCGCATGACCGGCCTGGCGCTCGATGCCCCGCTCATCCTCGTTGCCGATGATTCCGACGCCAATTGCGAACTGCTCCGGGAGCAGCTGCATTCGTTAGGCTTCCGCACCGTCGTCGCGCATGATGGTCCGGCGGTGCTGGAGGCCACGCTCTTCCAGCGCCCGCACCTGGTCATCCTCGACGTGCACATGCCGTCGGGTGACCTGAACGTCGAAGACGGCGCGACCGGCTTCGAGGTCTGCCGCCGTCTCAAGCGCGATCCGCGCACGGCCAGCACCCCCGTCATTTTCATCACCGCCCTCAACGACACCGACGATCGTCTCAAGGCCGTCGAGGCCGGGGGGGATGACTTCCTCGCCAAGCCGCACAACCGCCTGCTGCTGGGGGCGCGCGTGCGCTCGCTGCTCAAGCTCAAGGCGGCCACCGATGCACTCGAGGAGTCGTTCCGCCGCCTGCGCGAACTCGAGCGCGTGCGCGACGACCTGATGAAGATGATCGTGCACGACCTCAAGACGCCGCTCACGTCGATCCTCGCGACGCTCGAACTGCTCGGCGACGGGGATCTTGGGCCGCTCAGCGAGCGGCAGCATGGTGCCGTGACCGACACGCACGGCAAGGCGGAGGAGCTGCTGACCCTCATCGACGACCTGCTCGAGGTGCGCCGCATCGAGGAGACCTCGATCACGTTGCACCTGGAGACGATCGAGCCCGGCGAACTGCTCGAGGAGATGCTGCGCGACTGGGCGCTGCGCTTCCAGCAGGAGCAGACCGTGGCCGCCGCCGACGTGGCCCCCGACGCCCCGCGCTTTCGCGGCGACCGCGGGATGCTCAAGCGCGTCTTCGGCAACCTCATTCAGAATGCGCTCGTGCATTCGGGGGAGCCGATCGAGCTGACGCTCGTGGCCCGCCCTGATCCCAACGGCATTCGCTTCACGGTCATCGACACCGGCCCCGGCATCGCCCCCGAGTACCACGACGTGATCTTCCAGAAGTTCGAGCAGGTGCGCTCTGCCCATGCGCCGCGCGTGCGGACGTCTGGGCTGGGACTCACCTTCTGCCGGCTCGTCGTCGAGGCGCACGGGGGACGCATCTGGGTGCAGAGCAGCGAAGGGGCGGGGAGTGCCTTTCACTTCATCCTCCCGCTCGACATGTCCCTGACGAACAGCGGCGCGACCGACGGGCGATGAAGGTCTTTCTTCGCACGTACGGCTGTCGCGCGAATCAGTACGATTCCGAGACGGTCCGCGCGATGATCGCTCGGTCCGGGGGGGAGGTGGTCACGTCGCCCGCGGAGGCCGACGTTGCGATCTTCAACTCCTGCGCGGTGACGACCGAGGCTGAAGCGGAGTTGCGGAAGGGGGTGCGGCGCGCGGCGCGGCAGCGGCCGGGACTGCGCACCCTCGTGATGGGCTGCGTGACGGCGCGTGACCACGGGGCGCTGCGCGCGCTCCCCACGGTGGAGCACCTGGTGGCCGGGGCCGATTTCGCGGCGATCGCTGCCGCGCTCGACCTGCCGGCAGAAGCGTTAGGCGCGGCGGCCGCCCAGCAGGGCACGCGCGCGCTGC includes:
- a CDS encoding hybrid sensor histidine kinase/response regulator — encoded protein: MTGLALDAPLILVADDSDANCELLREQLHSLGFRTVVAHDGPAVLEATLFQRPHLVILDVHMPSGDLNVEDGATGFEVCRRLKRDPRTASTPVIFITALNDTDDRLKAVEAGGDDFLAKPHNRLLLGARVRSLLKLKAATDALEESFRRLRELERVRDDLMKMIVHDLKTPLTSILATLELLGDGDLGPLSERQHGAVTDTHGKAEELLTLIDDLLEVRRIEETSITLHLETIEPGELLEEMLRDWALRFQQEQTVAAADVAPDAPRFRGDRGMLKRVFGNLIQNALVHSGEPIELTLVARPDPNGIRFTVIDTGPGIAPEYHDVIFQKFEQVRSAHAPRVRTSGLGLTFCRLVVEAHGGRIWVQSSEGAGSAFHFILPLDMSLTNSGATDGR